The Phycisphaerae bacterium sequence GGCCGGTTCCTTGTGGAGCGCCTGGTATGGCCCGCCGAGTGTCCAGCGGGCGATGGCGCTGTCGAGGAAGAGCGACGTATAAGCGTAGCCCTTGTCGTCAAACACGGTGTGCAACGGCCCCAGACCCAGCTCGACCTGTGCTTCCCGGGTGGCGTCGTAGTCGAGCACCAACACGCCGTATTGGTCTGGCTGGCCCTTCTTCTCCTCGATCGCCTTCTTGATCTTGGCGATGCTGTAGATCGAGACGTGCGGGTCGAGCTTGCCGCCGACGACGATGAAGTCGCCCTTCGGTGTAACGTCGACGCCGTGCGGGCTCTTGGGCTCGGGTGTGAAATAGAGCAGGCCCTCATCGATCGACGTCTGCAGCGGGATGACCGCGAAGTCGCGCAGCTTCTCCACCTTGCCGGCTTTGAAGACCTGCTCTGCCTTCTTCAGATTGATGATGTGCAGGTAGTCGTTGTCGCGCTGGCTCACGCCGGCCTCGAACGGCGGGCTCTTGCCGTCGACGTTGCCAACCGCCAGCTCGGTGTTGATCGAGTTGCCGAAGATCCAGCCGTCGCTCTCGAACTTGCCGCCGTCGAACAGGTCCTGCCAGTACGGCGGTACTTCCATGCAGAACGAGCGGGCGGGGTCGATGCGGCCCTGCTCGCGGTCGAACTTCCAGAACGTCACATAGCCCTTGTACGCTTTCTGGTAGTCCTCGATCGAGGCATATTCCCAGCCGCGCGGCGTGCCGTACTGCCCGCCCTCGACCACGTACTCGGTGTTGGGCGTCACGAAGCAACCGCCGTGATCGCTGATCGCGATGGGGTTCTTGACGATCTGCTTGGTCTCGAAGTCGCGCAGGTCGATGACGGCCACGCGCGAGCTGCTCTTGTCGCCGATAAAGAGGTACTGCCCGTCATACTCACCGTTGGTCTCGCTCAGCCCGGGATGGTGCGTGTCTGCCCAGCGAATCTCCCGGCCTTCGAAGTCGCCGCCTTTCAGCACCTCCTCGCCGGTGCCGAAGCCGTAACCCTGCCACGGCTCCGGCGTGAAGACGCCGATGGTCTTGAGCAGCCGCATCGACGGGACGCCAATGGCGAAGACCTGGCCGCTGTGCCCGCCCGAGGCAAACATGATGTACTCGTCGAGCCGGCCGCTGGGCATGTAGGTCTTCAGGGCCGCGACCACGTCGTCCGGGGTCAAGTTGCGCTCCCGGGCGATCTGGTCGGCCACGCCCGTGGTGGCCCCGGCGGCGGCCGGCGCTGGCGCCTGGCCGGCCGGGGCCGCCGGGGGCGGGTAAGTTTCGTCGTCAAACTCGTCCTCCCGGTCACAGGCGGACAGCATCAGGGTGGCCATGATGTACCCGGCCACGAGCATCCACTTCGCCATCGGTGATCCTCACTGCTGACTTCGGGCGGCCACGCCGGGGCGCTGGCCAGCGGTAACTGGATAAATGGACCCATCTGTCCACCTTGACAATTATATCATGCCCGGCGAGAATGTGGATGTCAACGTCCAGCAAAGCGTTCTTGGGGCCTGGACGAACCGATTTGGGAGCCGGCGACATGATCTCCATCACCGCCGAATACGCCTTGCGCGCCGTCGTGTTCCTCGGACGCGAGACGAGCCGCGCCTGGACCACCCAGCAGGTGGCCGAGGCCACGCACGTCCCGGTGAGCTACCTCTCGAAGGTGCTGCAGGCGCTGGTGCGGGCCGAAATCATCCAGTCGGTGCGGGGCATCTACGGCGGTTACCAACTGGCCGGTCCCGCGGCGCACCTGACGGCTCTCGCGATCATCAACAGCGTGGATCCCATCCGGCGGATTCGTCGCTGTCCACTCGGTCTCGAACAGCACAGCGTCCGGCTCTGCCCGCTTCACCGCCGGGTCGACGATGCGATCGCCCTGGCGGAAAAGGCCTTTGCGGAAACCACGATCGGCGAGCTGTTGGCCGAGCCCGACAAGCACGCGCGTTGCAGTTTTCCGGGCAATGGGAAACGGGCGCATCCGGACAGGCCCCCGGGCAAGGCGCCCACCCGCAAGCGGCGCGCCAGGGCGAACGCGCGGCCGAGGGCTGCTGATGCGCCACAGAAACGCGGATAACCGCATCGGTTCGTGGCGCCGGACATAATCGCCGAGTCTGACTGGCGAATGAGCACGGCCATGGGAAAGCGTCCTTTTCTCAAGCGAAAGCGGCAGCCGGCGGGGCGCGAGGAACTGGGACCGCCGACGGTTGCGAAGCTGCTGGAATTGCTCGGCAGCCAGGTGATCGACCGTTTTTCCCGCGTCGGCATGAGCGACCTTCAGGCTCTGGCGCTGGCGGTGTCCGAGCCCAACGAGGAGGACCCCGCGCCCAATCCCTCTCA is a genomic window containing:
- a CDS encoding Rrf2 family transcriptional regulator — encoded protein: MISITAEYALRAVVFLGRETSRAWTTQQVAEATHVPVSYLSKVLQALVRAEIIQSVRGIYGGYQLAGPAAHLTALAIINSVDPIRRIRRCPLGLEQHSVRLCPLHRRVDDAIALAEKAFAETTIGELLAEPDKHARCSFPGNGKRAHPDRPPGKAPTRKRRARANARPRAADAPQKRG
- the nosZ gene encoding Sec-dependent nitrous-oxide reductase, coding for MLSACDREDEFDDETYPPPAAPAGQAPAPAAAGATTGVADQIARERNLTPDDVVAALKTYMPSGRLDEYIMFASGGHSGQVFAIGVPSMRLLKTIGVFTPEPWQGYGFGTGEEVLKGGDFEGREIRWADTHHPGLSETNGEYDGQYLFIGDKSSSRVAVIDLRDFETKQIVKNPIAISDHGGCFVTPNTEYVVEGGQYGTPRGWEYASIEDYQKAYKGYVTFWKFDREQGRIDPARSFCMEVPPYWQDLFDGGKFESDGWIFGNSINTELAVGNVDGKSPPFEAGVSQRDNDYLHIINLKKAEQVFKAGKVEKLRDFAVIPLQTSIDEGLLYFTPEPKSPHGVDVTPKGDFIVVGGKLDPHVSIYSIAKIKKAIEEKKGQPDQYGVLVLDYDATREAQVELGLGPLHTVFDDKGYAYTSLFLDSAIARWTLGGPYQALHKEPAWTLVKKTNVQYNVGHVCAAEGDTASPDGKYFVALNKWSIDRFFHPGPLFPQNLQLLDISQPGDRMPVLYDMPLGVGEPHYAQMVKADKLKPWNVYPEIGWDPHKQAVDPTAPKPGAEGVQRDGNQVTVMMTATRSHFTPEHVKIKQGDKVTWRITNVERTEDAIHGFALPLYNVNLSLEPGETATFQFDATHAGTFPWYCSEFCSALHLEMMGYLLIEPTKSAAVDHAHETRHADAGS